The genomic stretch GCGCCGTGGAGGAGGGGCTCCTGCCGTGAGGGGGCTCAGCCCGGTTCTTCGTCGGGCAGCAGCCCGCTGAACGGCGAGCTGCTTCCCGTCAGCTCCTTGTACAGGGCCTCCACCTTCTCCAGCTCCCGCTTGAGCACCTTGTGGTGGTTGCGGTTCTTCAGGAGGTTCTCGCGCCCCAGCAGCCGGAAGGCCTCCTCCCGGCCCAGCTCCTGGACCGCCTGGCCCAGCACCACGCCCGTGAGGGCCTCGGTCAGCCCCAGATCCAGCGGCGTGCCCCGGCGCCGGGCCTCCGCGATGAAGGCCGTGGCCACCTCGCGCATCGCTTCCGTCAGGGACAGGGGCTCCCCGCGGGGGACCACCGGCTCGCCCGTGGCCTCCTCGTATTCGAGGGCCCGGGAGATGTGGCCTTCCTTGAGCAACAGCTCCGGCGAGGCGCCATACTCCACCATCGCCAGCGTGTAGGCCCGGCGGATGATGTTGTCGAGCTGCCGCAGGTTCCCGGGCCAGGAGCGGTTGCTCAGCCGCTGCTCGGCCTCCGGAGACAGCCGCGCCTGCCCCGAGGGGAACTGCTCGCGGTGCCGGCGGTTCACCATGTACTCCGCCCACTTCGGAATCTCGTCCCGGCGCTCGTCCAGCGGCGGCACCCGCAGCGGCAGCACGTTGATGCGGTAGTAGAGATCCTCGCGGAAGCGCCCCGCGCGCACCGCCTCGCGGAGATCCACGTTCGTGCCGATGACGAAGCGCACGTCCGCCGAGCGGTCTCCCGTCCCATCGCCGAGCACCCGGTAGGTCCGCTCCTCCAGCACCCGGAGCAGGCCGGCCTGGGCCTTCATCGACAGCTTGTCGATCTCATCGATGAAGAGCGTGCCGCCCTCCGCCCGGCCCAGGCTCCCCACGCTGTCGCGCACCGCGCCCGTGAAGGCCCCGCGCTTCCACCCGAAGAGCTCCGCCATCTGGAGATCCTCGGGCACGGAGATGAGGTCCAGCACCTCGAAGGGGCCCGGGCGGCGGTTCGAGCGCGCATGGCACCAGCGGGCCAGCCGGGACTTGCCCGCGCCGGTGGCCCCGCTGATGAGGATGCTCTCCTCCTGCTGGGAGAAGACGCCGAGGATGGGCAGCAGGTTGGCCATGGACGTGCCGATGACCGGCATGAACTCGTCCACTTCCGCCTGGGGGGCGGGAGGGAAGGGAAGACCCGTGAGGTAGGGCGCGGCGATCTCCGCGACCAACTGCAGCCGGTCCACACAGTCCCGCCAGACGAAGTCCTGGCCCATGGCGGGTGGGCAGTCGGCCTCCAGGGAGATCATCCCGCCGATGCCCGAGCCCGGCGTCCGCAGGGGGATGACGCACACGTGGGAGGCCTGCCGGCTCAGGAAGCTCTGCCGGCTCTCCTGGCTTCCGAAGCCTCCGGGCAGCAGTTCCTCCAAGCGCTCCGTGTCCTGGGGGGAGTAGGGCCGCAAGGTGCCCAGGATGGCGTCGATGAAGACCGGGCAGTTGTGCTGCACCACCGAGTGCCACGCGGTCGCCGACACCAAACTGGGGGCTTCCATTGCACCTCCGGCCGATTTCACCGTGGCGGCCCCCTGTTCCAGAATGGCCAGGCGCAGGTATC from Stigmatella aurantiaca encodes the following:
- a CDS encoding sigma-54-dependent transcriptional regulator, which gives rise to MQEDLSSLVVALSKAGDFEDAAARTLSSLMRLTEEEIATSRYKNHGKVLRGMVHLRRSGGYLRLAILEQGAATVKSAGGAMEAPSLVSATAWHSVVQHNCPVFIDAILGTLRPYSPQDTERLEELLPGGFGSQESRQSFLSRQASHVCVIPLRTPGSGIGGMISLEADCPPAMGQDFVWRDCVDRLQLVAEIAAPYLTGLPFPPAPQAEVDEFMPVIGTSMANLLPILGVFSQQEESILISGATGAGKSRLARWCHARSNRRPGPFEVLDLISVPEDLQMAELFGWKRGAFTGAVRDSVGSLGRAEGGTLFIDEIDKLSMKAQAGLLRVLEERTYRVLGDGTGDRSADVRFVIGTNVDLREAVRAGRFREDLYYRINVLPLRVPPLDERRDEIPKWAEYMVNRRHREQFPSGQARLSPEAEQRLSNRSWPGNLRQLDNIIRRAYTLAMVEYGASPELLLKEGHISRALEYEEATGEPVVPRGEPLSLTEAMREVATAFIAEARRRGTPLDLGLTEALTGVVLGQAVQELGREEAFRLLGRENLLKNRNHHKVLKRELEKVEALYKELTGSSSPFSGLLPDEEPG